From the Methylomonas sp. MK1 genome, one window contains:
- the gatC gene encoding Asp-tRNA(Asn)/Glu-tRNA(Gln) amidotransferase subunit GatC yields the protein MSLTANDVKKIAHLARLGIAEQDVEHYAKDLSGVLELMTQMGQLNTDGVTPMAHPLDQMQRLREDAVTETDQRDHFQSIAPQTEAGLYLVPKVID from the coding sequence ATGTCGTTAACGGCGAATGACGTTAAAAAAATCGCTCACCTGGCAAGGCTGGGCATTGCTGAACAAGATGTCGAACACTATGCAAAAGACCTATCGGGCGTACTGGAATTAATGACCCAGATGGGCCAGTTAAATACCGACGGCGTGACACCAATGGCGCATCCCTTGGATCAAATGCAACGTCTGCGCGAAGATGCGGTGACAGAGACCGACCAACGCGACCATTTCCAATCCATAGCCCCGCAAACCGAAGCCGGATTGTACCTGGTTCCGAAAGTCATCGATTAA
- a CDS encoding rod shape-determining protein: MFKRIRGLFSNDLSIDLGTANTLIYVPGQGIVLNEPSVVAIKEDKIRGQKTIAAIGADAKSMLGRTPGNITAIRPLKDGVIADFAVTERMLRFFIKKVHENKLLRPSPRILICVPCGSTQVERRAIRESAAMAGAREVYLIEEPMSAAVGAGLPVDTAHGSMVLDIGGGTSEVAVISLNGIVYSASVRIGGDRFDDAIISYVRRNYGTLIGEATAEKIKHQIGAAYPGSEVREMQVTGRNLAEGVPRSFSLNSNEILEALQEPLSGIVSAVKVALEQTPPELGADVASRGIVLTGGGALLKDIDRLISEETGLPVYIADDPLTCVARGGGMVLEMLDSKGASAFSLE, encoded by the coding sequence ATGTTTAAAAGAATTCGTGGCCTTTTTTCCAATGATTTGTCGATCGATTTGGGTACGGCAAATACGTTAATTTATGTTCCAGGCCAGGGAATCGTACTCAACGAGCCTTCCGTGGTGGCGATCAAGGAAGACAAAATTCGCGGCCAAAAAACCATCGCTGCTATCGGGGCGGATGCCAAAAGCATGTTGGGCCGCACGCCCGGTAATATCACCGCTATTCGGCCGTTGAAAGACGGCGTGATTGCGGACTTCGCCGTCACCGAGCGCATGCTGCGGTTTTTTATCAAAAAAGTCCACGAAAACAAGCTGTTGCGGCCCAGTCCGCGGATTTTGATCTGCGTGCCTTGCGGCTCGACCCAGGTTGAACGCCGCGCGATTCGTGAATCGGCGGCCATGGCGGGTGCTAGAGAAGTGTATTTGATCGAAGAGCCGATGTCCGCTGCTGTTGGCGCCGGTTTGCCGGTGGATACCGCGCATGGCTCCATGGTTTTGGACATAGGTGGGGGCACCTCGGAAGTGGCGGTCATTTCTTTGAACGGTATTGTTTATTCCGCCTCAGTCCGAATTGGCGGCGATCGCTTCGACGATGCCATCATCAGCTATGTGCGCCGCAACTATGGCACCTTGATCGGCGAAGCAACAGCCGAAAAAATCAAACATCAAATCGGCGCGGCCTATCCCGGCAGCGAAGTGCGCGAGATGCAGGTCACCGGCCGTAATCTGGCCGAGGGCGTGCCGCGCAGCTTTTCATTGAACAGCAATGAAATTCTGGAAGCCTTGCAAGAACCATTATCCGGCATAGTCAGCGCGGTGAAAGTGGCGTTGGAACAAACTCCGCCGGAACTGGGTGCGGACGTGGCCAGTCGCGGTATTGTGTTGACGGGCGGTGGCGCATTGTTAAAAGACATCGATCGTTTGATTTCCGAAGAAACCGGCTTGCCGGTCTACATTGCCGATGATCCTTTGACTTGTGTAGCGAGAGGCGGCGGTATGGTGTTGGAAATGTTGGATTCGAAAGGTGCGTCGGCGTTCTCTCTGGAATAA